The following coding sequences are from one Acidobacteriota bacterium window:
- a CDS encoding PDZ domain-containing protein yields the protein MISDFFVRSLSLLVLLALAGPAPTAVCAEEPPSASPDAPRVFVIEGGPSFLRGLPGRTQAFLGVAPVDLTGELCRHFGVEASGAVMIGRVEEDSPAAKAGVEVGDILLAVDGRPVESGLQLKTRVLGKQVGESLRLEVWRDGRTVELEAEVGQRPRSGLAVKWIGPMRRAREAVRQAREEWAADLDDGGWLRELKELERAREKELRERIDQLEEKLRQLTERLDRNSR from the coding sequence ATGATCAGCGATTTCTTCGTCCGTTCCCTGTCCCTCCTCGTGCTGCTGGCCCTGGCGGGTCCGGCCCCCACGGCGGTGTGCGCCGAGGAGCCGCCGTCCGCCTCCCCAGACGCCCCCAGGGTTTTCGTCATCGAGGGAGGGCCTTCCTTCCTGCGCGGGCTGCCGGGCCGGACGCAGGCCTTCCTCGGTGTGGCGCCGGTGGACCTGACCGGTGAACTCTGCCGGCATTTTGGCGTGGAGGCTTCCGGCGCCGTGATGATCGGCCGGGTGGAGGAGGATTCTCCCGCCGCGAAGGCCGGAGTCGAGGTGGGCGACATTCTGTTGGCCGTCGACGGCAGACCGGTGGAAAGCGGCCTGCAGCTCAAGACGAGGGTCCTGGGCAAGCAGGTCGGCGAGAGCCTGCGCCTCGAGGTGTGGCGGGACGGCCGCACCGTGGAACTGGAAGCGGAAGTGGGACAGCGGCCGCGGAGCGGCCTGGCCGTCAAGTGGATCGGGCCGATGCGCCGGGCCCGGGAGGCCGTCCGCCAGGCCCGGGAAGAGTGGGCCGCGGATCTCGATGACGGTGGTTGGCTGAGGGAGCTGAAGGAACTCGAGCGCGCCCGCGAAAAGGAATTGCGCGAGCGCATCGACCAGCTCGAAGAGAAGCTCAGGCAGCTTACCGAGCGTCTGGATCGGAACTCCCGCTAG
- the lpdA gene encoding dihydrolipoyl dehydrogenase: MPQKHDLVIIGAGPGGYVAALRAAQLGLDVGCIEKEPALGGTCLRVGCIPSKAMLESSERYDQLRSGLDDHGIRLGRVSIDLEALQARRAKIVETLAKGIAGLLRKNHVTRYMGHARLTAPDSVVVEGPEGTIDVRAERILIATGSVPATLPGIAFDGERIVSSTEALTWAKAPSHLVVIGAGAIGLELGSVWRRLGSKVTIVEYLDRILPGMDMEMANEARRILTRQGLTFQLGCRVTGASRKGRTRVVIEIEGRDPVEGDRLLVAVGRKPNTERLGLEEVGISLDERGRIPVDANYATTTAGIYAIGDVIDGPMLAHKAEEEGIACVEKIVTGHGHVNYDAIPAIVYTHPEIASVGPGEEQLAEQGRAYRKGVFPFAANGRAQALGEIQGRVKILADAETDRVLGVHIIGARAGDLIAEAAVAIEYGASSEDLARAVHAHPTLAETLKEAALAVDERALHI; encoded by the coding sequence GTGCCCCAGAAACACGACCTGGTGATCATCGGTGCGGGCCCCGGAGGATACGTCGCCGCCCTGCGTGCGGCCCAACTCGGCCTCGACGTGGGCTGTATCGAGAAGGAACCGGCCCTGGGCGGCACCTGCCTGCGGGTGGGCTGCATCCCCAGCAAGGCGATGCTCGAGTCCAGCGAGCGCTACGACCAGCTGCGCTCGGGCCTGGACGACCACGGCATCCGCCTCGGCCGGGTCAGCATCGACCTGGAAGCGCTCCAGGCCCGCCGGGCCAAGATCGTCGAGACCCTGGCCAAGGGCATCGCCGGTCTGCTGCGCAAGAACCATGTCACCCGCTACATGGGCCACGCCCGGCTGACCGCGCCGGACTCCGTCGTGGTGGAAGGCCCCGAGGGCACCATCGATGTCCGCGCCGAGCGGATCCTGATCGCCACCGGCAGTGTCCCGGCCACCCTGCCCGGTATCGCTTTCGATGGCGAGCGCATCGTCTCGAGCACCGAGGCCCTGACCTGGGCCAAGGCCCCCTCCCACCTGGTCGTGATCGGCGCGGGGGCCATCGGCCTCGAGCTGGGCTCCGTCTGGCGGCGGCTCGGATCGAAGGTGACCATCGTCGAATACCTCGATCGCATCCTTCCCGGCATGGACATGGAAATGGCCAACGAGGCCCGGCGCATCCTCACGCGCCAGGGACTGACCTTCCAGCTCGGCTGCCGGGTCACCGGCGCCTCCCGGAAGGGCAGAACCAGGGTCGTGATCGAGATCGAAGGCCGGGACCCGGTGGAAGGCGACCGACTGCTGGTGGCCGTGGGCCGCAAGCCCAACACCGAACGCCTGGGCCTCGAGGAGGTGGGCATCAGCCTCGACGAACGGGGTCGCATTCCCGTCGACGCGAACTACGCCACGACCACGGCGGGAATCTACGCCATCGGCGACGTGATCGACGGCCCGATGCTGGCCCACAAGGCCGAGGAAGAAGGTATCGCCTGCGTGGAGAAAATCGTCACCGGCCACGGCCACGTGAACTACGACGCGATCCCCGCCATCGTCTACACCCACCCGGAGATCGCCTCGGTGGGCCCCGGCGAAGAGCAACTCGCCGAACAGGGACGCGCCTACCGCAAGGGAGTCTTTCCCTTCGCGGCCAACGGCCGGGCCCAGGCGCTCGGTGAGATCCAGGGCCGGGTCAAGATACTGGCCGATGCCGAGACCGACCGCGTGCTGGGGGTACACATCATCGGGGCCCGGGCCGGCGACCTGATCGCCGAGGCGGCGGTGGCCATCGAGTACGGCGCCAGCTCCGAGGACCTGGCGCGGGCGGTCCACGCGCACCCCACCCTCGCGGAGACCCTGAAGGAGGCCGCCCTGGCCGTGGATGAGCGGGCGCTGCACATCTAG
- the odhB gene encoding 2-oxoglutarate dehydrogenase complex dihydrolipoyllysine-residue succinyltransferase: MSVELKIPSFGESITDVVLGAWLVQPGEYVAQDDPVVVIETDKVTAELPAPVGGVLKEILKQEGSSAQVGDVVGLMEAGAAPAAPEPAAPAPDTDDAPPQVPPEPAADAGPRVMPAAARALAAAGLEAGDVKPSGPGGRLLKEDVLRHAAGAGAGSSAAEGAPGRATEAVTMTPMRRRIAERLVSSQHEAALLTTFNEIDMSRVIELRAAHKQAFLERYGVKLGFMSFFVKAAIEALKVIPELNARIDGEQIVYHHYYDIGVAIGGGRGLVVPVLRNAERMSFAQVEQAIGDFAARAKSSRLKIEELQGGTFTISNGGVYGSLLSTPIVNPPQSGILGLHAIQDRPVAVDGQVVIRPMMYVALTYDHRIVDGREAVTFLKRIKECVENPSRILLEI, translated from the coding sequence ATGTCCGTAGAATTGAAGATCCCCTCCTTCGGCGAATCGATCACCGACGTGGTCCTCGGCGCCTGGCTGGTACAACCGGGGGAGTACGTGGCCCAGGACGATCCGGTGGTCGTGATCGAAACCGACAAGGTCACCGCCGAGTTGCCCGCCCCCGTCGGCGGCGTACTCAAGGAAATCCTCAAGCAGGAGGGCAGCAGTGCGCAGGTCGGAGACGTGGTCGGCCTGATGGAGGCGGGCGCCGCGCCCGCGGCGCCCGAGCCGGCCGCGCCGGCCCCGGACACGGACGACGCGCCGCCGCAGGTGCCGCCGGAGCCGGCCGCGGACGCCGGGCCGCGGGTGATGCCCGCCGCCGCCCGCGCGCTGGCCGCCGCCGGCCTCGAGGCCGGTGACGTCAAGCCCAGTGGCCCCGGAGGGCGCCTGCTGAAAGAAGACGTTCTGCGGCACGCCGCCGGCGCCGGCGCCGGATCCAGCGCGGCGGAAGGCGCGCCGGGCCGGGCGACCGAGGCGGTGACCATGACCCCCATGCGCCGCCGCATCGCCGAGCGCCTGGTGAGTTCCCAGCACGAGGCGGCCCTGCTGACCACCTTCAACGAGATCGACATGAGCCGGGTGATCGAGCTGCGCGCGGCCCACAAGCAGGCTTTCCTCGAGCGCTACGGCGTCAAGCTGGGCTTCATGTCCTTCTTCGTCAAGGCCGCCATCGAGGCGCTGAAGGTGATTCCCGAACTCAACGCCCGGATCGACGGCGAGCAGATCGTCTACCACCACTACTACGACATCGGTGTCGCCATCGGCGGCGGTCGCGGCCTGGTGGTGCCTGTGCTGCGCAACGCCGAACGTATGAGCTTCGCCCAGGTCGAGCAGGCCATCGGCGACTTCGCCGCGCGCGCCAAGAGCTCCAGGCTGAAGATCGAAGAGCTGCAGGGCGGAACCTTCACCATCAGCAACGGTGGCGTTTACGGATCGCTGCTCTCGACGCCCATCGTCAACCCGCCCCAGAGCGGAATCCTCGGCCTGCACGCCATCCAGGACCGTCCAGTGGCCGTCGACGGCCAGGTGGTGATCCGGCCGATGATGTACGTCGCCCTGACCTACGACCATCGCATCGTCGATGGCCGGGAAGCCGTGACCTTCCTCAAGCGCATCAAGGAATGCGTGGAGAACCCCTCCCGCATCCTGCTGGAGATATGA
- a CDS encoding 2-oxoglutarate dehydrogenase E1 component produces MTSPPAPGCLSLAFVEEIFRRYLEDPASVDASWRAYFEAEMAGAPSGATPPRVGPATPPRTLFDPAPPQGGPSEVSEAVALQDRVDQLIRAYRVRGHLIARVDPLGRPHALPLVGQERGAAPDTPPRQPELEPEFYGLTDADLDRVVSSRTIAGTSGRHTIRQILERLRNTYCRSIGVQFMHIDNLAVKNWLQSRMESTENRLHLDRGTQHRILQKLTDAVIFEEFIQKKYLGAKRFSLEGSESLIPLLDLTIEKAGEDGLEEIVLAMAHRGRLNVLANIMGKSPSKIFAEFEDRDFELYIGRGDVKYHLGWSYDRPTASGRTVHLSLCFNPSHLEFVSPVALGRVRAKQDVRGDERREKVLGLVIHGDAAFAGQGVVQEVFNLSEVEAYRTGGTIHVIVNNQIGFTTCPDEGRSSLYATDVARMLQIPIFHVNGEDPEAVAQVVRLAMDFRRTFRKDVVIDMYGYRRHGHNEGDEPAFTQPAMYKAIRARKSVREGYLEHLLKLGDVTREEADALAWARREELDRELSMARRFDFHVHSEDGRGRWSAYSGGLERNLPEVETALEPQRFQRLMAALTRVPEGFQPHPKIERFLARRREMAEGKLPLDWATAEALALASLVEEGHRLRFAGQDTGRGTFSQRNAVLHDARGNGETWIPLQHVAVGQAPVEIVNSPLSEVGVLGYEYGYSLDMPDGLTIWEAQFGDFCNVAQVLIDQFITSAEDKWRRLSGLVMLLPHGFEGQGPEHSSARLERFLSLAAEENIQVINTTTPAQYFHLLRRQVLRRWRKPLIVMSPKSLLRHPRCVSPIEDFTSGRFRRVLPDEVVGPADQIRRVLMCSGKIYYELLEHREKIGRRDVAILRLEQLYPLRIERIEEVLAAYPEQVGVLWIQEEPENMGAWRYLKVIFGDRMLNRHPFTGIYRQASASPATGSARSHRIEQNAVLDLAFAGLQ; encoded by the coding sequence ATGACCTCCCCACCCGCCCCGGGCTGTCTTTCGCTGGCTTTCGTGGAAGAAATCTTCCGGCGGTACCTCGAGGATCCCGCCTCCGTGGACGCCTCGTGGCGCGCGTATTTCGAAGCCGAAATGGCCGGCGCCCCCTCGGGAGCCACCCCGCCGCGGGTCGGTCCCGCCACGCCGCCGCGCACCCTCTTCGACCCCGCCCCGCCCCAGGGCGGCCCGAGCGAGGTCTCGGAGGCCGTGGCGCTGCAGGACCGGGTCGATCAGCTGATTCGCGCCTACCGGGTCCGGGGCCACCTGATCGCCAGGGTCGACCCCCTCGGCCGCCCCCACGCCTTGCCCCTGGTGGGCCAGGAGCGCGGAGCGGCGCCGGACACCCCGCCCCGCCAGCCGGAACTCGAACCGGAGTTCTACGGCCTGACCGACGCCGACCTCGACCGCGTGGTCTCCTCGCGCACCATCGCCGGCACCTCCGGCCGGCACACGATCCGCCAGATCCTCGAGCGGCTGCGCAACACCTACTGCCGCTCCATCGGCGTGCAGTTCATGCACATCGACAACCTGGCGGTGAAGAACTGGCTGCAGAGCCGGATGGAGTCGACGGAAAACCGCCTCCACCTGGACCGCGGCACCCAGCATCGCATCCTGCAGAAACTCACCGACGCGGTGATCTTCGAGGAATTCATCCAGAAGAAGTATCTCGGGGCCAAGCGCTTTTCCCTCGAGGGTTCGGAGAGCCTGATCCCCCTGCTCGACCTGACCATCGAAAAGGCCGGTGAAGACGGCCTGGAAGAGATCGTGCTGGCCATGGCCCATCGCGGCCGACTCAACGTCCTGGCCAACATCATGGGCAAGAGTCCGAGCAAGATCTTCGCCGAGTTCGAGGACCGGGATTTCGAACTCTACATCGGACGCGGCGACGTCAAGTACCACCTGGGTTGGAGCTACGATCGTCCCACCGCCTCGGGCCGCACGGTGCACCTCTCCCTCTGCTTCAATCCCAGCCACCTGGAATTCGTCTCCCCCGTGGCCCTGGGCCGGGTGCGGGCCAAGCAGGACGTGCGGGGTGACGAGCGGCGCGAGAAGGTGCTCGGCCTGGTGATCCACGGCGATGCCGCGTTCGCCGGCCAGGGCGTCGTGCAGGAGGTCTTCAACCTCAGCGAGGTCGAGGCCTACCGCACCGGCGGGACGATCCACGTGATCGTCAACAACCAGATCGGTTTTACCACCTGCCCCGACGAAGGCCGCTCGAGCCTCTACGCCACCGACGTGGCGCGGATGCTGCAGATCCCCATTTTCCACGTCAACGGTGAGGATCCCGAGGCCGTCGCCCAGGTCGTTCGGCTGGCGATGGACTTCCGCAGGACCTTCCGCAAGGACGTGGTGATCGACATGTACGGCTACCGGCGTCACGGCCACAACGAAGGTGACGAGCCGGCCTTCACCCAACCGGCGATGTACAAGGCGATCCGGGCGCGCAAGTCGGTGCGGGAAGGCTATCTCGAACACCTGCTCAAGCTCGGCGACGTGACCCGCGAAGAGGCCGACGCCCTGGCCTGGGCCCGGCGGGAAGAGCTCGACCGGGAGCTGTCGATGGCCCGCCGTTTCGACTTCCACGTCCACTCGGAAGACGGTCGGGGCCGCTGGTCGGCCTACAGCGGAGGCCTCGAGCGCAATCTGCCCGAAGTGGAGACCGCTCTCGAACCCCAGCGCTTCCAGCGGCTGATGGCGGCCCTCACGCGGGTTCCCGAGGGCTTTCAGCCCCACCCCAAGATTGAACGTTTTCTCGCCCGACGGCGGGAGATGGCCGAGGGCAAACTCCCCCTCGACTGGGCCACCGCCGAAGCCCTGGCTCTGGCCAGCCTGGTCGAGGAGGGCCACCGCCTGCGCTTCGCCGGACAGGACACCGGCCGGGGCACCTTCTCCCAGCGCAACGCCGTGCTCCACGATGCTCGGGGTAACGGCGAGACATGGATTCCCCTTCAGCACGTGGCCGTGGGCCAGGCGCCGGTGGAAATCGTCAACTCGCCCCTTTCCGAGGTGGGCGTGTTGGGCTACGAGTACGGCTACAGCCTCGACATGCCCGACGGCCTGACCATCTGGGAAGCCCAGTTCGGTGACTTCTGCAACGTGGCCCAGGTCCTGATCGACCAGTTCATCACCAGCGCCGAAGACAAGTGGCGGCGGCTCAGCGGCCTGGTGATGCTCCTGCCCCACGGCTTCGAGGGCCAGGGTCCGGAGCATTCCAGTGCCCGTCTCGAGCGCTTCCTCAGCCTCGCTGCCGAAGAAAACATCCAGGTCATCAACACCACCACGCCGGCCCAGTATTTCCACCTGCTCCGGCGGCAGGTCCTCCGCCGCTGGCGCAAGCCGCTGATCGTGATGAGCCCGAAGAGCCTGCTGCGGCATCCGCGCTGCGTGTCGCCCATCGAGGACTTCACCTCCGGCCGCTTCCGCCGGGTGCTCCCCGACGAGGTGGTGGGCCCCGCGGACCAGATTCGGCGCGTGCTGATGTGCAGCGGAAAGATCTACTACGAGCTGCTGGAGCACCGCGAAAAGATCGGGCGCCGGGACGTGGCGATCCTCCGCCTCGAGCAGCTCTACCCGTTGCGGATCGAGCGCATCGAGGAAGTCCTGGCGGCCTATCCCGAGCAGGTGGGGGTGCTCTGGATCCAGGAAGAGCCCGAGAACATGGGCGCCTGGCGCTACCTCAAGGTGATCTTCGGCGACCGGATGCTCAACCGGCACCCCTTCACCGGGATCTATCGGCAGGCCTCGGCCAGCCCGGCCACGGGCTCGGCCCGCAGTCATCGTATCGAACAGAACGCCGTGCTCGACCTGGCCTTCGCCGGCCTTCAGTAG
- a CDS encoding YihY family inner membrane protein — translation MVRLRQWLTVPGMTFRRLREDRCLASAAELSFLTIFALVPAMAVVFPLLAALPYFQDVGRRLQDFVFRNFLPTSGELIGEHLQRFAERASHLSLLGLVVLAATVFMAISAVETKVNQIWRVPKSRPLGRRLLLYWAAALLVPLLAGVGLLVSSYLASLPLLSAVAAMPAVSRWWLRGLVWGSEFGAFFLLYWLLPNRRIPLGPASLVAGLMTGVFEAAKVGFVIYLHRVPTYEAIYGALAAIPLFLFWIYISWVIILFGAELTCCCTVIAEGRAGLQARST, via the coding sequence ATGGTTCGCTTGCGGCAATGGCTGACGGTGCCTGGCATGACCTTCAGGCGCCTGCGCGAGGATCGCTGCCTGGCCAGCGCCGCGGAACTCTCCTTCCTGACGATCTTCGCCCTGGTGCCGGCGATGGCGGTGGTCTTCCCGCTGCTGGCCGCCCTGCCGTATTTCCAGGATGTCGGCCGCCGGCTCCAGGATTTCGTCTTCCGCAACTTCCTGCCCACCAGCGGCGAGTTGATCGGCGAGCACCTCCAGCGTTTCGCCGAGCGGGCCAGCCACCTGTCCCTGCTGGGCCTGGTGGTCCTGGCGGCGACCGTGTTCATGGCGATCTCGGCGGTGGAGACCAAGGTCAACCAGATCTGGCGGGTGCCGAAGAGTCGTCCGCTGGGGCGGCGGTTGCTGCTCTACTGGGCGGCGGCGCTGCTGGTGCCCCTGCTGGCCGGTGTGGGCCTGCTGGTCTCGTCCTACCTGGCCAGCCTGCCGCTGCTGTCGGCGGTGGCCGCGATGCCGGCGGTTTCCCGCTGGTGGCTCCGGGGCCTGGTCTGGGGCTCCGAGTTCGGCGCGTTTTTCCTGCTCTACTGGTTGCTGCCCAACCGGCGGATCCCGCTGGGTCCGGCGAGCCTGGTCGCGGGACTGATGACGGGGGTCTTCGAGGCCGCCAAGGTGGGCTTCGTGATCTATCTTCACCGGGTGCCGACCTACGAGGCGATCTACGGGGCCCTGGCCGCGATACCCCTCTTCCTGTTCTGGATCTACATCTCCTGGGTGATCATCCTGTTCGGGGCCGAGCTGACATGCTGCTGCACCGTGATCGCCGAGGGCCGCGCCGGCCTTCAGGCCCGTTCGACCTGA
- a CDS encoding molybdopterin-dependent oxidoreductase, with protein sequence MDSPTRRRRESTCPLDCPDACSLTVEVEDGRVVRIDGDRRNPLTDGLICGKVRRMAEHLYCPQRLRTPMLRRGPKGAGTFEAVDWDQALDRVAEQLLATRRRWGGEAILPVCYGGSNGMLSQDSADFRLLARLGASRIDRTLCAAPSGAAHRGLYGRMPGVALTDYVHAGLIVIWGANPEVSGIHLVPQIRAARRRGARLVVIDPRRTGLAAQADLHLAPHPGTDLPLALAVIRWLLSTSRADEAFLAAHSTGLEPLRRRAEPWTLQRAAQVCRIERQALEAFCRLYAESSPAVIRLGWGVERNRNGGSACAAILALPAVAGKFGVRGGGFTASSSGAWDHDPLAAAGETWPATRVINLNQVGQALLAADPPIRLLFVYNCNPLATLPAQQKVRAGLAREDLFTVVFEQVMTDTARWADVLLPAATFLERTELSRSYGALAMSLAPAAIAPVGQARSNLSVFSELCRRVGVARPTDPETPEAAAAAVVRSVGDPAALARQLQDRGVAAPPCGPAPVSFVDVFPGTDDRRVHLFPPRLDAQAPAGLYVYQEDPATGDHPLALISPAVSRRISSTFGQLSSTPAALEIHPADAASRGIGDGDGVRVFNAQGEVLCHARIAPGLRPGVVSLPKGLWSHHTLNGATANTLCPDTLADLGGGACFNDARVQVERA encoded by the coding sequence ATGGATTCGCCCACCCGCCGTCGACGCGAGAGCACCTGTCCACTGGACTGCCCCGACGCCTGCAGCCTGACGGTGGAAGTGGAAGACGGGCGGGTCGTCCGCATCGACGGCGACCGCCGCAACCCCCTGACCGACGGCCTGATCTGCGGCAAGGTGCGACGCATGGCCGAGCATCTCTACTGCCCGCAGCGGCTGCGCACCCCGATGCTGCGCCGGGGCCCCAAGGGCGCGGGCACGTTCGAAGCCGTCGACTGGGACCAGGCTCTCGACCGGGTGGCCGAACAGTTGCTGGCGACCCGACGACGCTGGGGCGGCGAGGCGATCTTGCCGGTGTGCTACGGCGGATCCAACGGCATGCTCAGCCAGGACTCCGCCGACTTCCGCCTGCTGGCCCGCCTGGGCGCCAGTCGAATCGACCGCACCCTCTGCGCCGCCCCCTCCGGCGCCGCCCACCGCGGCCTCTACGGCCGGATGCCGGGAGTCGCCCTGACCGACTACGTCCACGCGGGACTGATCGTGATCTGGGGCGCCAATCCAGAAGTCTCCGGCATTCACCTGGTCCCGCAGATCCGGGCCGCCCGCCGACGGGGAGCCCGGCTGGTGGTGATCGATCCCCGACGCACCGGGCTGGCCGCGCAAGCCGACCTGCACCTGGCGCCCCACCCGGGGACGGATCTGCCGCTGGCGCTGGCGGTGATCCGCTGGCTGCTGTCCACGTCCCGGGCCGACGAGGCTTTTCTCGCCGCCCACAGTACCGGTCTCGAGCCGCTGCGCCGACGCGCCGAGCCCTGGACCCTCCAGCGGGCCGCCCAGGTCTGCCGCATCGAAAGGCAAGCGCTCGAGGCCTTCTGCCGGCTCTATGCCGAAAGTTCTCCGGCGGTCATCCGCCTCGGCTGGGGCGTCGAACGCAACCGCAACGGGGGCAGCGCCTGCGCGGCGATCCTGGCACTCCCGGCAGTGGCCGGGAAATTCGGCGTCCGCGGCGGCGGCTTCACGGCCAGCAGCTCCGGCGCCTGGGATCACGACCCCCTGGCCGCCGCGGGAGAGACCTGGCCTGCCACGCGGGTGATCAATCTCAACCAGGTGGGCCAGGCCCTGCTCGCCGCCGATCCGCCGATCCGCCTGCTCTTCGTCTACAACTGCAACCCCCTGGCGACCCTCCCCGCGCAGCAGAAGGTGCGCGCCGGCCTGGCGCGGGAGGACCTGTTCACGGTCGTCTTCGAGCAGGTGATGACCGACACCGCCCGCTGGGCGGACGTGCTGCTCCCCGCCGCGACCTTTCTCGAACGCACCGAACTCAGCCGTTCCTACGGCGCGCTGGCCATGAGCCTGGCCCCGGCCGCCATCGCGCCGGTGGGCCAGGCCCGCTCCAACCTGTCGGTCTTCTCCGAACTCTGCCGGCGCGTCGGGGTCGCTCGACCGACAGACCCCGAGACCCCGGAGGCCGCCGCCGCGGCGGTGGTGCGTTCGGTGGGCGATCCCGCGGCCCTGGCCCGCCAGCTACAGGACCGGGGCGTCGCCGCACCCCCTTGCGGCCCGGCTCCGGTCTCCTTCGTCGACGTCTTCCCGGGTACCGACGACCGACGCGTCCACCTCTTCCCCCCCCGGCTCGACGCCCAGGCCCCCGCCGGCCTCTACGTCTACCAGGAAGATCCGGCCACCGGGGACCACCCCCTGGCCCTGATCAGCCCCGCCGTATCCCGGCGCATTTCTTCGACTTTCGGGCAGCTCTCCAGCACACCGGCCGCGCTGGAGATCCACCCCGCCGATGCCGCGTCCCGCGGCATCGGCGACGGCGACGGCGTTCGGGTATTCAATGCCCAGGGCGAGGTCCTCTGTCACGCCCGCATCGCTCCTGGGTTGCGGCCCGGCGTGGTCAGCCTGCCCAAGGGCCTCTGGAGCCACCACACCCTCAACGGCGCGACGGCCAACACCCTCTGCCCCGACACCCTGGCGGACCTGGGCGGAGGCGCCTGTTTCAACGATGCGCGCGTTCAGGTCGAACGGGCCTGA